Proteins encoded together in one Diceros bicornis minor isolate mBicDic1 chromosome 18, mDicBic1.mat.cur, whole genome shotgun sequence window:
- the CLUH gene encoding clustered mitochondria protein homolog isoform X5 produces MVIKTDELPAAAPADSTREPSSQAGGKGRPGAAELPSVMLLNGDCPESLKREEGATEPPRENGLDEAEAGEETTGQEVIVIQDTGFSVKILAPGIEPFSLQVSPQEMVQEIHQVLMDREDTCHRTCFSLHLDGNMLDHFSELRSVEGLQEGSVLRVVEEPYTVREARIHVRHVRDLLKSLDPSDAFNGVDCNSLSFLSVFTDGDLGGSGPSDSGKRKKGLEMDPIDCTPPEYILPGSRERPLCPLQPQNRDWKPLQCLKVLTMSGWNPPPGNRKMHGDLMYLFVITAEDRQVSITASTRGFYLNQSTAYHFNPKPASPRFLSHSLVELLNQISPTFKKNFAVLQKKRVQRHPFERIATPFQVYSWTAPQAEHAMDCVRAEDAYTSRLGYEEHIPGQTRDWNEELQTTRELPRKNLPERLLRERAIFKVHSDFTAAATRGAMAVIDGNVMAINPSEETKMQMFIWNNIFFSLGFDVRDHYKDFGGDVAAYVAPTNDLNGVRTYNAVDVEGLYTLGTVVVDYRGYRVTAQSIIPGILERDQEQSVIYGSIDFGKTVVSHPRYLELLERTSRPLKILRHRVLNDRDEEVELCSSVECKGIIGNDGRHYILDLLRTFPPDLNFLPVPGEGLPEECTRAGFPRAHRHKLCCLRQELVDAFVEHRYLLFMKLAALQLMQQKASKLESPTSLENGSLPSPESKPKDPPGPEAGSEEEGSSASGLAKVKELAETIASDDGTADPRSREVIRNACKAVGSISSTAFDVRFNPDIFSPGKRWDRAGTVLWGSSWGPVHPPERWHLPLLPFCLAQASALPPAGVRFPESCQEEVRDQKQLLKDAAAFLLSCQIPGLVKDCADHAVLPMDGATLAEVMRQRGINMRYLGKVLDLVLRSPARDQLDHIYKIGIGELITRSAKHIFKTYLQGVELSGLSAAISHFLNCFLSSYPNPVAHLPADELVSKKRNRRRRNRPPGAADNTAWAVMTPQELWKNICQEAKNYFDFSLECETVDQAVETYGLQKITLLREISLKTGIQILLKEYSFDSRHKPAFTEEDVLNIFPVVKHVNPKASDAFHFFQSGQAKVQQGFLKEGCELINEALNLFNNVYGAMHVEICACLRLLARLHYIMGDYAEALSNQQKAVLMSERVMGIEHPNTIQEYMHLALYCFASSQLSTALNLLYRARYLTLLVFGEDHPEMALLDNNIGLVLHGVMECDLSLRFLENALAVSTKYHGPKSLKVALSHHLVARVYESKAEFRSALQHEKEGYTIYKTQLGEDHEKTKESSEYLKCLTQQAVALQRTMNEIYRNGSSANIPPLKFTAPSMASVLEQLNVINGILFIPLSQKDLENLKAEVARRHQLQEASKNRDKAEEPMATEPEPAGAPEDVASQPQAAKDPSSSSFQG; encoded by the exons ATGGTCATCAAAACGGACGAGTTGCCGGCGGCCGCCCCGGCCGACAGCACCCGGGAGCCCAGCTCGCAAGCCGGTGGCAAGGGGCGGCCGGGCGCGGCCG AGCTGCCGTCAGTCATGCTGTTGAATGGGGACTGTCCAGAGAGCCTGAAGAGGGAAGAGGGGGCCACTGAACCACCCCGGGAAAATGGGCTGGATGAGGCCGAGGCGGGAGAGGAGACCACTGGACAGGAAGTCATTGTCATTCAGGACACAGGCTTTTCTGTGAAGATCCTGGCCCCTGGGATTGAGCCTTTCTCCCTGCAG GTGTCCCCCCAGGAGATGGTACAGGAAATCCACCAGGTACTCATGGATCGTGAAGACACATGTCACCGCACCTGCTTCTCACTGCACCTGGATGGCAACATGCTGGACCACTTCTCAGAGCTGCGCAGTGTGGAGGGGCTGCAGGAGGGCTCTGTGCTACGTGTGGTAGAAG AGCCATACACGGTGCGTGAGGCCCGCATCCACGTGCGCCATGTCCGAGACCTGCTCAAGAGCCTGGACCCATCCGATGCCTTCAACGGGGTTGACTGCAACTCCTTGTCCTTCTTGAGTGTCTTTACCGATGGCGACCTGGGAG GCTCGGGTCCCTCAGACAGCGGGAAGCGGAAGAAGGGCTTGGAGATGGACCCCATCGACTGTACGCCACCCGAGTACATCCTTCCAGGGAGCCGGGAGCGGCCGTTGTGTCCCCTGCAGCCCCAGAACCGTGACTGGAAG CCCCTGCAGTGCCTGAAAGTGCTCACCATGAGCGGCTGGAACCCGCCCCCTGGGAACCGTAAGATGCATGGGGACCTCATGTACCTGTTTGTGATCACGGCCGAGGACCGGCAAGTCAGCATCACAGCGTCCACACGGGGCTTTTACCTGAACCA GTCCACAGCGTATCACTTCAACCCCAAGCCTGCCAGCCCTCGCTTCCTCAGCCATTCCCTGGTGGAGCTGCTCAACCAGATCAGCCCGACCTTCAAAAAAAACTTTGCCGTGCTGCAGAAGAAAAG GGTCCAGCGCCACCCGTTCGAGAGGATCGCCACGCCGTTCCAGGTGTACAGCTGGACGGCCCCCCAGGCAGAGCATGCCATGGACTGCGTGCGCGCGGAGGATGCCTACACCTCGAGGCTGGGCTACGAGGAGCACATTCCCGGACAG ACCCGGGACTGGAATGAGGAGCTGCAGACAACAAGGGAACTGCCCCGTAAGAACCTGCCCGAGCGGCTGCTGCGAGAGAGAGCCATATTCAAG gtGCACAGTGACTTTACTGCAGCAGCCACGCGCGGTGCCATGGCGGTCATCGATGGCAACGTGATGGCCATCAACCCCAGTGAGGAGACGAAGATGCAGATGTTCATCTGGAACAACATCTTCTTCAGCCTGGGCTTTGATGTCCGTGACCACTACAAGGACTTTGGCGGGGACGTGGCAGCCTACGTGGCACCCACCAACGACCTGAACGGCGTGCGCACGTATAACGCAGTGGACGTGGAGGGGCTCTACACGCTGGGCACGGTGGTGGTGGATTACCGTGGCTACCGTGTTACGGCCCAGTCCATCATCCCTGGCATCCTGGAGCGGGACCAGGAGCAAAGCGTCATCTATGGCTCCATTGACTTTGGCAAGACAGTGGTGTCGCACCCGCGATACCTGGAGCTGCTGGAACGCACGAGCCGGCCCCTCAAGATCCTGCGGCACCGGGTGCTCAACGACCGCGACGAGGAAGTGGAGCTCTGCTCCTCCGTGGAGTGCAAGGGCATCATCGGCAACGATGGGCGCCACTACATCCTCGACCTGTTGCGCACCTTTCCCCCTGACCTCAACTTCCTGCCCGTGCCTGGTGAGGGGCTGCCTGAGGAGTGCACCCGCGCTGGCTTCCCCCGTGCCCATCGGCACAAGCTCTGCTGCCTGCgccaggagctggtggatgccTTCGTGGAGCACAG GTACCTCCTCTTCATGAAGCTGGCTGCCCTGCAGCTGATGCAGCAGAAAGCCAGCAAATTGGAGAGTCCCACCTCGCTGGAAAACGGCAGTCTCCCCTCCCCGGAGTCCAAGCCTAAAGACCCTCCGGGACCGGAGGcgggaagtgaggaggagggcAGCAGTGCTAGTGGCCTGGCCAAGGTGAAGGAACTGGCAGAGACCATCGCCTCGGATGACGGGACAG CAGACCCTCGGAGCCGGGAGGTGATCCGCAACGCGTGCAAGGCAGTCGGCTCCATCAGCAGCACGGCCTTCGACGTTCGCTTCAACCCTGACATCTTCTCGCCAGGCAAGCGGTGGGACAGGGCAGGCACAGTGCTGTGGGGGTCATCTTGGGGCCCTGTCCATCCACCTGAGCGCTGGCATCTTCCTCTGCTTCCCTTCTGCCTGGCTCAAGCCTCTGCTCTTCCTCCCGCAGGGGTTCGCTTCCCCGAGTCCTGCCAGGAGGAAGTTCGGGACCAGAAGCAGCTGCTGAAAGATGCCGCTGCCTTCCTGCTCTCCTGCCAGATCCCCGGCTTG GTGAAGGACTGTGCAGACCATGCGGTGCTGCCCATGGACGGGGCCACACTGGCTGAGGTGATGCGCCAGCGTGGCATCAACATGCGCTACCTGGGCAAGGTGCTGGACCTGGTGCTCCGGAGCCCGGCTCGAGACCAGCTGGACCACATCTAT AAAATTGGCATTGGAGAGCTCATCACCCGCTCTGCCAAGCACATCTTCAAGACATACTTACAG GGAGTTGAGCTCTCAGGCCTCTCGGCTGCCATCAGCCACTTCCTAAACTGCTTCCTGAGCTCTTACCCCAACCCCGTGGCCCACCTGCCCGCCGACGAGCTGGTCTCCAAGAAGAGGAACAGGAGGAGGAGAAACCGGCCCCCAGGGGCAGCAGATAACACGGCCTGGGCTGTCATGACCCCCCAGGagctttggaaaaacatctgccAGGAGGCCAAGAACTATTTCGACTTCAGCCTCGAGTG TGAGaccgtggaccaggctgtggagACATACGGCCTGCAGAAGATAACGCTGCTACGGGAGATCTCCCTGAAAACCGGAATCCAG ATCCTGCTGAAGGAGTACAGCTTCGACAGCCGCCACAAACCCGCATTCACCGAGGAAGATGTGCTCAACATCTTCCCTGTGGTCAAGCACGTCAACCCGAAGGCCTCGGACGCCTTCCACTTCTTCCAGAGCGGGCAGGCCAAAGTACAGCAGG GCTTCCTGAAGGAGGGCTGCGAGCTCATCAATGAGGCCCTGAACCTGTTTAACAACGTGTATGGAGCCATGCATGTGGAGATCTGCGCCTGCTTGCGCCTCCTGGCCCGTCTCCACTATATTATGGGTGACTACGCCGAG gccctgaGTAACCAACAGAAGGCAGTGCTCATGAGCGAGCGAGTGATGGGCATTGAGCACCCCAACACCATCCAGGAATAT ATGCACCTGGCCCTGTACTGCTTTGCCAGCAGCCAGCTGTCTACGGCCCTGAACTTGCTGTACCGCGCCCGCTACCTCACACTGCTCGTGTTCGGGGAAGACCACCCGGAGATGGCACTGCTGGAT AACAACATCGGGCTGGTGCTGCACGGAGTGATGGAGTGTGACCTGTCGCTGCGCTTCCTGGAGAATGCGCTGGCCGTCAGCACCAAGTACCACGGGCCCAAATCCCTCAAGGTGGCCCTCAG CCACCACCTTGTCGCCCGGGTCTATGAGAGCAAAGCCGAGTTCCGGTCAGCCCTGCAGCACGAGAAGGAAGGCTACACCATCTACAAGACCCAG CTGGGTGAGGACCACGAGAAGACCAAGGAGAGCTCCGAGTACCTCAAGTGCCTGACCCAGCAGGCCGTGGCCCTGCAGCGCACCATGAACGAGATCTACCGCAACGGCTCCAGTGCCAACATCCCGCCCCTCAAG TTCACAGCCCCCAGCATGGCCAGTGTCTTGGAACAGCTCAATGTCATCAACGGCATCCTCTTCATTCCTCTCAG CCAAAAAGACTTGGAGAATCTGAAAGCCGAGGTGGCGCGGCGGCACCAGCTCCAGGAGGCCAGCAAAAACAGGGATAAAGCTGAGGAGCCCATGGCCACCGAGCCTGAGCCAGCGGGGGCCCCAGAGGACGTGgcctcccagccccaggctgccAAGGACCCTTCTTCCTCAAGCTTTCAGgggtag
- the CLUH gene encoding clustered mitochondria protein homolog isoform X6: MVIKTDELPAAAPADSTREPSSQAGGKGRPGAAELPSVMLLNGDCPESLKREEGATEPPRENGLDEAEAGEETTGQEVIVIQDTGFSVKILAPGIEPFSLQVSPQEMVQEIHQVLMDREDTCHRTCFSLHLDGNMLDHFSELRSVEGLQEGSVLRVVEEPYTVREARIHVRHVRDLLKSLDPSDAFNGVDCNSLSFLSVFTDGDLGDSGKRKKGLEMDPIDCTPPEYILPGSRERPLCPLQPQNRDWKPLQCLKVLTMSGWNPPPGNRKMHGDLMYLFVITAEDRQVSITASTRGFYLNQSTAYHFNPKPASPRFLSHSLVELLNQISPTFKKNFAVLQKKRVQRHPFERIATPFQVYSWTAPQAEHAMDCVRAEDAYTSRLGYEEHIPGQTRDWNEELQTTRELPRKNLPERLLRERAIFKVHSDFTAAATRGAMAVIDGNVMAINPSEETKMQMFIWNNIFFSLGFDVRDHYKDFGGDVAAYVAPTNDLNGVRTYNAVDVEGLYTLGTVVVDYRGYRVTAQSIIPGILERDQEQSVIYGSIDFGKTVVSHPRYLELLERTSRPLKILRHRVLNDRDEEVELCSSVECKGIIGNDGRHYILDLLRTFPPDLNFLPVPGEGLPEECTRAGFPRAHRHKLCCLRQELVDAFVEHRYLLFMKLAALQLMQQKASKLESPTSLENGSLPSPESKPKDPPGPEAGSEEEGSSASGLAKVKELAETIASDDGTADPRSREVIRNACKAVGSISSTAFDVRFNPDIFSPGKRWDRAGTVLWGSSWGPVHPPERWHLPLLPFCLAQASALPPAGVRFPESCQEEVRDQKQLLKDAAAFLLSCQIPGLVKDCADHAVLPMDGATLAEVMRQRGINMRYLGKVLDLVLRSPARDQLDHIYKIGIGELITRSAKHIFKTYLQGVELSGLSAAISHFLNCFLSSYPNPVAHLPADELVSKKRNRRRRNRPPGAADNTAWAVMTPQELWKNICQEAKNYFDFSLECETVDQAVETYGLQKITLLREISLKTGIQILLKEYSFDSRHKPAFTEEDVLNIFPVVKHVNPKASDAFHFFQSGQAKVQQGFLKEGCELINEALNLFNNVYGAMHVEICACLRLLARLHYIMGDYAEALSNQQKAVLMSERVMGIEHPNTIQEYMHLALYCFASSQLSTALNLLYRARYLTLLVFGEDHPEMALLDNNIGLVLHGVMECDLSLRFLENALAVSTKYHGPKSLKVALSHHLVARVYESKAEFRSALQHEKEGYTIYKTQLGEDHEKTKESSEYLKCLTQQAVALQRTMNEIYRNGSSANIPPLKFTAPSMASVLEQLNVINGILFIPLSQKDLENLKAEVARRHQLQEASKNRDKAEEPMATEPEPAGAPEDVASQPQAAKDPSSSSFQG, from the exons ATGGTCATCAAAACGGACGAGTTGCCGGCGGCCGCCCCGGCCGACAGCACCCGGGAGCCCAGCTCGCAAGCCGGTGGCAAGGGGCGGCCGGGCGCGGCCG AGCTGCCGTCAGTCATGCTGTTGAATGGGGACTGTCCAGAGAGCCTGAAGAGGGAAGAGGGGGCCACTGAACCACCCCGGGAAAATGGGCTGGATGAGGCCGAGGCGGGAGAGGAGACCACTGGACAGGAAGTCATTGTCATTCAGGACACAGGCTTTTCTGTGAAGATCCTGGCCCCTGGGATTGAGCCTTTCTCCCTGCAG GTGTCCCCCCAGGAGATGGTACAGGAAATCCACCAGGTACTCATGGATCGTGAAGACACATGTCACCGCACCTGCTTCTCACTGCACCTGGATGGCAACATGCTGGACCACTTCTCAGAGCTGCGCAGTGTGGAGGGGCTGCAGGAGGGCTCTGTGCTACGTGTGGTAGAAG AGCCATACACGGTGCGTGAGGCCCGCATCCACGTGCGCCATGTCCGAGACCTGCTCAAGAGCCTGGACCCATCCGATGCCTTCAACGGGGTTGACTGCAACTCCTTGTCCTTCTTGAGTGTCTTTACCGATGGCGACCTGGGAG ACAGCGGGAAGCGGAAGAAGGGCTTGGAGATGGACCCCATCGACTGTACGCCACCCGAGTACATCCTTCCAGGGAGCCGGGAGCGGCCGTTGTGTCCCCTGCAGCCCCAGAACCGTGACTGGAAG CCCCTGCAGTGCCTGAAAGTGCTCACCATGAGCGGCTGGAACCCGCCCCCTGGGAACCGTAAGATGCATGGGGACCTCATGTACCTGTTTGTGATCACGGCCGAGGACCGGCAAGTCAGCATCACAGCGTCCACACGGGGCTTTTACCTGAACCA GTCCACAGCGTATCACTTCAACCCCAAGCCTGCCAGCCCTCGCTTCCTCAGCCATTCCCTGGTGGAGCTGCTCAACCAGATCAGCCCGACCTTCAAAAAAAACTTTGCCGTGCTGCAGAAGAAAAG GGTCCAGCGCCACCCGTTCGAGAGGATCGCCACGCCGTTCCAGGTGTACAGCTGGACGGCCCCCCAGGCAGAGCATGCCATGGACTGCGTGCGCGCGGAGGATGCCTACACCTCGAGGCTGGGCTACGAGGAGCACATTCCCGGACAG ACCCGGGACTGGAATGAGGAGCTGCAGACAACAAGGGAACTGCCCCGTAAGAACCTGCCCGAGCGGCTGCTGCGAGAGAGAGCCATATTCAAG gtGCACAGTGACTTTACTGCAGCAGCCACGCGCGGTGCCATGGCGGTCATCGATGGCAACGTGATGGCCATCAACCCCAGTGAGGAGACGAAGATGCAGATGTTCATCTGGAACAACATCTTCTTCAGCCTGGGCTTTGATGTCCGTGACCACTACAAGGACTTTGGCGGGGACGTGGCAGCCTACGTGGCACCCACCAACGACCTGAACGGCGTGCGCACGTATAACGCAGTGGACGTGGAGGGGCTCTACACGCTGGGCACGGTGGTGGTGGATTACCGTGGCTACCGTGTTACGGCCCAGTCCATCATCCCTGGCATCCTGGAGCGGGACCAGGAGCAAAGCGTCATCTATGGCTCCATTGACTTTGGCAAGACAGTGGTGTCGCACCCGCGATACCTGGAGCTGCTGGAACGCACGAGCCGGCCCCTCAAGATCCTGCGGCACCGGGTGCTCAACGACCGCGACGAGGAAGTGGAGCTCTGCTCCTCCGTGGAGTGCAAGGGCATCATCGGCAACGATGGGCGCCACTACATCCTCGACCTGTTGCGCACCTTTCCCCCTGACCTCAACTTCCTGCCCGTGCCTGGTGAGGGGCTGCCTGAGGAGTGCACCCGCGCTGGCTTCCCCCGTGCCCATCGGCACAAGCTCTGCTGCCTGCgccaggagctggtggatgccTTCGTGGAGCACAG GTACCTCCTCTTCATGAAGCTGGCTGCCCTGCAGCTGATGCAGCAGAAAGCCAGCAAATTGGAGAGTCCCACCTCGCTGGAAAACGGCAGTCTCCCCTCCCCGGAGTCCAAGCCTAAAGACCCTCCGGGACCGGAGGcgggaagtgaggaggagggcAGCAGTGCTAGTGGCCTGGCCAAGGTGAAGGAACTGGCAGAGACCATCGCCTCGGATGACGGGACAG CAGACCCTCGGAGCCGGGAGGTGATCCGCAACGCGTGCAAGGCAGTCGGCTCCATCAGCAGCACGGCCTTCGACGTTCGCTTCAACCCTGACATCTTCTCGCCAGGCAAGCGGTGGGACAGGGCAGGCACAGTGCTGTGGGGGTCATCTTGGGGCCCTGTCCATCCACCTGAGCGCTGGCATCTTCCTCTGCTTCCCTTCTGCCTGGCTCAAGCCTCTGCTCTTCCTCCCGCAGGGGTTCGCTTCCCCGAGTCCTGCCAGGAGGAAGTTCGGGACCAGAAGCAGCTGCTGAAAGATGCCGCTGCCTTCCTGCTCTCCTGCCAGATCCCCGGCTTG GTGAAGGACTGTGCAGACCATGCGGTGCTGCCCATGGACGGGGCCACACTGGCTGAGGTGATGCGCCAGCGTGGCATCAACATGCGCTACCTGGGCAAGGTGCTGGACCTGGTGCTCCGGAGCCCGGCTCGAGACCAGCTGGACCACATCTAT AAAATTGGCATTGGAGAGCTCATCACCCGCTCTGCCAAGCACATCTTCAAGACATACTTACAG GGAGTTGAGCTCTCAGGCCTCTCGGCTGCCATCAGCCACTTCCTAAACTGCTTCCTGAGCTCTTACCCCAACCCCGTGGCCCACCTGCCCGCCGACGAGCTGGTCTCCAAGAAGAGGAACAGGAGGAGGAGAAACCGGCCCCCAGGGGCAGCAGATAACACGGCCTGGGCTGTCATGACCCCCCAGGagctttggaaaaacatctgccAGGAGGCCAAGAACTATTTCGACTTCAGCCTCGAGTG TGAGaccgtggaccaggctgtggagACATACGGCCTGCAGAAGATAACGCTGCTACGGGAGATCTCCCTGAAAACCGGAATCCAG ATCCTGCTGAAGGAGTACAGCTTCGACAGCCGCCACAAACCCGCATTCACCGAGGAAGATGTGCTCAACATCTTCCCTGTGGTCAAGCACGTCAACCCGAAGGCCTCGGACGCCTTCCACTTCTTCCAGAGCGGGCAGGCCAAAGTACAGCAGG GCTTCCTGAAGGAGGGCTGCGAGCTCATCAATGAGGCCCTGAACCTGTTTAACAACGTGTATGGAGCCATGCATGTGGAGATCTGCGCCTGCTTGCGCCTCCTGGCCCGTCTCCACTATATTATGGGTGACTACGCCGAG gccctgaGTAACCAACAGAAGGCAGTGCTCATGAGCGAGCGAGTGATGGGCATTGAGCACCCCAACACCATCCAGGAATAT ATGCACCTGGCCCTGTACTGCTTTGCCAGCAGCCAGCTGTCTACGGCCCTGAACTTGCTGTACCGCGCCCGCTACCTCACACTGCTCGTGTTCGGGGAAGACCACCCGGAGATGGCACTGCTGGAT AACAACATCGGGCTGGTGCTGCACGGAGTGATGGAGTGTGACCTGTCGCTGCGCTTCCTGGAGAATGCGCTGGCCGTCAGCACCAAGTACCACGGGCCCAAATCCCTCAAGGTGGCCCTCAG CCACCACCTTGTCGCCCGGGTCTATGAGAGCAAAGCCGAGTTCCGGTCAGCCCTGCAGCACGAGAAGGAAGGCTACACCATCTACAAGACCCAG CTGGGTGAGGACCACGAGAAGACCAAGGAGAGCTCCGAGTACCTCAAGTGCCTGACCCAGCAGGCCGTGGCCCTGCAGCGCACCATGAACGAGATCTACCGCAACGGCTCCAGTGCCAACATCCCGCCCCTCAAG TTCACAGCCCCCAGCATGGCCAGTGTCTTGGAACAGCTCAATGTCATCAACGGCATCCTCTTCATTCCTCTCAG CCAAAAAGACTTGGAGAATCTGAAAGCCGAGGTGGCGCGGCGGCACCAGCTCCAGGAGGCCAGCAAAAACAGGGATAAAGCTGAGGAGCCCATGGCCACCGAGCCTGAGCCAGCGGGGGCCCCAGAGGACGTGgcctcccagccccaggctgccAAGGACCCTTCTTCCTCAAGCTTTCAGgggtag